The DNA region GAAAGCGATCTTCTCGGCACCGTCGGAGAAGCCCATCAGGACGACCACCAGCGCGAGGAAGCCCAGCGTCGCCCAGCCGCTGTAGGGCGCCCACGGCATCCGGTAGGACGGCCGTTCGAGCTCCCCGCGCAGCGCCGCCTGGCGCAGCCGCAGCTGGCAGAAGATCAGCGTCGCCCAGGTGGTGATCACGCCGAGCGAGGCGATGGCGATCGCGATGTCGAAAGCGTCCTTCGGCACCAGGTAATTGAGCACCACGCCCAGCACGTAGGCGCCGGAAGTGAACAGGATGCCGCCATAGGGCACGTGACGGCTGCTCATCCGGCCGACGAACTTCGGCGCCTCGCCCTTGTCGGCGAGCGCCCGCAGGATGCGGCCGGTCGAATAGAGCCCGGAGTTGCAGCTCGACAACGCGGCGGTGAGCACGACCGCGTTCATCACGTCGCCGATACCCGGGATCCCGAGGCGGCTGAACACCGTGACGAACGGGCTCTCGCCGCCGTTGTAGAACGGCCACGGCAGCAGCATCGCCAGCAGCAGCACGGATCCCACGTAGAACACGCCGATCCGCCAGACCACACCGTTGATCGCCTTCGGCAGCACCTTGCGGGCGTCCTTGGTCTCGCCGGCCGCGATGCCGACGACCTCGATCGCCGAGTACGCGAAGATGACGGCCTGCAGCGTCATCAGTGCGATGCCGACACCGGCCGGGAAGAAGCCGTTGTGGGCGGTCAGGTTGTGCACGCCCGCCGTGGTGCCGCCGATGTCGGCGCTGGTGAGCACCAGCCCGGCCGCGGTGACCAGGAAGACGACGATGGCCAGCACCTTGACCACCGAGAACCAGAATTCCAGCTCGCCGAAGAGTTTCACCGAAAGCAGGTTCACCACGATCAGCACGCCGAGCGCGACCAGCGCGGTGATCCACTGCGGCACGTCGGGGAGCCATTTGTGCACGTAGATCGCCACCGCGGTGATCTCGGCGATACCGGTCATCGCCCAGTTCACCCAGTACATCCAGCCGGAGGCGAAACCCGCCCACGGCCCGATGAACTTGCGGGCGTAGGTGACGAAACTGCCGGAGGACGGCTCGTGCAGCACGAGCTCACCGAGGGCGCGCATCACGAAGTACGCGGCGATGCCGCAGAGCGCGTATGACAGGACCAGCGACGGCCCGACCTGCTGGAGCTTGCCACCGGCACCGAGGAACAGCCCGACGCCGATCGCGCCGCCGATGGCGATCATCTGCACTTGGCGGTTGCCCAGTGCTTTTGAGTAGCTTTCACCTTTTTCGGTGAGCAGCGAGGAATCCATGGTTGCCAGACGCTAGAGCGTGTGCGGCACGTCACCAACCTTGCTAAGGAAGACTTAAGGTGTGCGGGACGTCACTCCGGCGGTTTTACGGGAATTTCCCTTTTCGATTTGACAAATTCACCCGCGAACCCCGATCGTCGCGCGCGAAGGAGCGCTTCTACGCTACGGCCGTGGACCTCGCAGCGCTGCTGGACCGGATCGCCGACGACGTCGCGCCGGAGATCGGCCGCGGCTCCGTCGCGGACTACATCCCCGCACTGGCCAGGGTCGAACCCGGGCGGTTCGGCATGGCGGTGGCCGAAGTGGACGGTGGGGTGCACGGCGTCGGCGACTGGGAAGTGCCGTTCTCCATCCAGAGCATGTCGAAGGTCTTCACCTTGGCGCTCGCGCTCTCCCACGGCGACGGGGTGTGGGAACGGGTGGGCCGCGAGCCGTCCGGAAACCCGTTCAACTCGCTGGTCCAGCTGGAGAACGAGGACGGAATACCCCGCAATCCCTTCATCAACGCCGGTGCCCTCGTGGTGACCGACGAATTGGCGCACCACGGCGACGCGGCGGAAACGCTGCTCCGGTTCCTCCGGGAGGAAAGCGGGCGCGCGGCCATCGGGATCGACGCCGAGGTCGCCGCGTCCGAGGCCGGGCACGCCGACCGCAACCGCGCGCTCGCGTATTTCATGGCGTCGTACCGGAACATGCGTCATCCGGTGCCCGCCGTCCTCGACCAGTACGTGCGCCAATGCTCGATCGCGATGAACTGCGGCGACGTCGCGCGGGCGGCGGTGTTCCTCGCCCGCCACGGCGTGCGCAACGACGGCACCCGGCTGCTGGAGCAGAGCGCGGCCAAGCGGGTCAACGCCGTGATGCTGACCTGCGGCACTTACGACGCGGCGGGCGAATTCGCCTACCGCGTCGGGCTTCCCGGCAAGAGCGGGGTCGGCGGCGGCATCGTCGCGATCGTCCCCGGCCGGTGCGCGATCTGCGTCTGGAGCCCCGGCCTGGACCCGCGCGGCAACTCCGTCGCGGGTGTCGCGGCGCTGGACCGGTTCACCACCCTGACCGGCTGGTCGGTCTTCTGACGTTCAGCCGCTCGGCCGCCCCATCTCGTGTCCCGGCCGCCCCTCGGTACGCCGACGTCGCTTGATCCGTTCTTCGTGCAGGTGCCGCCGCCCGCCGGTCAGGTCACCGGTGACGTCGCGCGCCATCCGGCGATAGGCCGCGTAGTAGCCGTCGTCGTACTCCTCGATCAGCTGGAAGGTCCACCGCTCCGGGAGCACGTTGAGCCCGACCAGTTCGGTCTGGATCCGCTCCGACCACTCGGCGTGCCCTGCCTTCCGGAGGGCTTCGGCGGCCTCGCCGAGCGCGAAGTCGGCGGTTCCCGTGAGGTGATGGAAGGCGTACAGGTGGCCACGCGCCTGTTCGACCGTTTCGACGGCGAAGATCAGCTTCCCGACGGCGTCGATCGTCGCGTCGTCGGGTTCCGAGGATGAGTCAGGCATGCCGGTGAATGCCCCGGAGGCGGTGTTTCTACACCCCGCCGTCGTATCGCGTCCTGGCGTCGTTGATCTCGTTGATATGGGATTCGGCCCAGTCCCGGATCACCGCCAGCGGCGCCGTGAGAGTGCCGCCGAGCTCGGTCAACGTGTACTCGACCTTCGGCGGCACCGTCGGATGCACGGTGCGCGTGACCAGACCGTCGCGTTCGAGCCCGCGCAGGGTCTGGGTGAGCATCTTCTCGCTGACACCGTCGATCGCGGCGCGCAGTTCGCTGTAGCGCTTGGTCCCGGTGGAAAGGCAGCCGACGATCAGCGCGGTCCATTTGTCCGCGATGCGATCCAGGACCTGTCGTGAGGGACACGGCGCGCTGTACACGTCGGCGGGGCGCCCGTCCGGCAACCAGGCCAGCACCTGGCCCGGTGTGCCCGGACGGGGACGGCGGCGGGATGGCTCCGGCATGCTTCGACGTTATCCGGCGGCCCAGATCCGGCGCATCGCCGGCGGCAGGACGCGGCCGAACACCTGCCCGGCGAAATGCCCGCCCGCGAGGATCGTCCGGTCGTCCTCGATCTCCTTCAGCAGCTGCTCGCGGGTGGCGACGCCCTCCGCCGGGTCGACGTCGAACGCGAACGTCCAGTGGCTTTCGGTGATCTGCACCTGGCAGTGCATGACGTCGCCGAGCACGACGACGCGGCGGGGATCCGCTTCGTCCGGATCGGTGACCACCAGGCTGCTGTGGCCGGGCGTATGCCCCGGCGTGGCGAGTATCCGCACCCCTGGCGCGACGAGGTCACCGTCACCGAAGAAACCGATCACCTCGGCCAGCGGCCGCTGCACGGCGAGCGGATCCGGGCCGACCGGGTCGTTCGTGCCGGACCAGTGTGCCCATTCGGCCTCGCTGACGAGATGCCGTGCCGCCGGGAAGGTCAGGCCGGTCACCGGTCCGCCAGGGCCGTCCGGTGCGGGCGGGACGTTCGTCGTCCAGCCGACGTGGTCGTGGTGCAGATGCGTGTAGATCACGGTGTCGACGTCTCCGGGTGTCAGGCCCTCCTCGGCCAGGGCGTCGAGCAGGCCGCCACCGTGGAACTCGGCTGCACCGGGCAGGGCGAAGTCGACCGCGCCCAGCCCCAGGTCCACCAGGATCGCCCGGTCTCCGACGCGGATCAGGAAGGAGCCGATGCTGACCGGGAACCAGCCGCGTTCGTCGAGGAACGCGTCGTGGGCCGCCCAGCCGGACGGGACACTCGACGGCAGGAAAACGGCGGGGTTGAGCCAGGCGTGGCCGTCGGGCAGGTAGGTGACGGTGGTCCGGCCGACCTGGATCCGGGACCTGGCAGCGGGTCTTGACATGACGTGGTCTCCCTTGTGGACGGTGAGCGAAGCCGTACTCACTTTCGGGGAGCCGCTCTCCGGAGGGAAGTACGCACTTACAAGTGCGCTTCCACGGCGATCCGCGCGAACGAGCGGATCAGCGGGTTCTCCCGCTCGGTCACCCACGCGACGACCAGCGGGCTCGGGGGCATGTCGGCCAGCGGCACCCAGGTGAGCCCGTCGGGCAGGGCGTGCCCGAGCGGCGCGATACCTGCCGAGCCGTTCCACAGGACGGCCTGCAGGCATTCGCCGACCGTGCGCACCACCGGCCCGGCCGCCCGCTCGCCGACGGGGGTCGCCCCGTTCCAGTACTCGCGCCACCGTGGATCCGTTCCCTCCGGCAGCTGGAACCACGGCCGATCGGCTACGTCGGCCAGCCGGAGCGTCGCACGGCAGGCGAGCGGATCGCCGGTGCGCAGCACCAGCCCGACCGGATCCGAACGCAGCACCCGCACGGTGATTCCGGTTTCGTCGAAGGGCGCCCGGGTCAGCGCGACGTCGGCCAGCCCGGCGCGCAGGCCGGTGGTGGGATCGGTGAAATCCGCCTCACGGAAACGGATCGAGACCTCGGGGTGCCTTCGCCGGAACGCCGCGGCCAGGCGGGTGCTCGCCTCCCCCGCTCCGTCGGCCAAGGTGCCGACGGTGAGTGTCGCGGGGCCCGCCGCCTCCACCACCCGTGCGCGAGCGCGTTCGGCCTGGTCCAGCAGGGTGCGGGCCTCGGCGTACAGGGTGGTTCCGGCGGCGGTGGGCTCGACGCCGGCGGCCGACCGCAGCAGCAGGACGACGCCCAGATCGTTCTCCAGCTGCCGGATCGCCCGGCTCAGCGGCGGCTGGGTCATGTGCAGCCGCGCGGCGGCCCGGCCGAAGTGGCGCTCCTCGGCGACGGCCACGAAGTAACGCAACAGACGAAGCTCCATCACCTGCGATGATACCCATCAGGTATCGGGACGTGGAGATCGGTCTTGGACGGCGCCCGGAGACCGGCGCGAAAGTGGGGCCATGCCCTTCGAACCCCTCACCCACGAACCCGCCGTCGACCCCGCCCAGGCCCGGGAGATCGCCCGCGACCTCGTGGTGATCCCGAATCTCGGCGTCGAGCTCGTCCCCAACATCGGCGTCATCGGCGGCTCGCATTCGGTGCTCGTCGTCGACACGGGGCTCGGTCCTCGCAACGCCGGGAAGGTGCTCGCCTTCGCGGCCGAACACGCCCGCGGCCGCAGGCTGTACCTGACCACGACGCACTTCCACCCGAGCACGCGTTCGGCGCGCAGGTCTTCGCGGGCGAGGCGACCTACCTCGTCAACAGCGCCCAGGCCGCGGACCTCGTCCACAAAGGACCGGGCTATCTCGAGATGTTCCGCGGCCTCGGCACCCCGGTCGCACGGGCGCTGGAGGGGGTCGGCCTCGCCACCCCCGACGTGGTCTACGACGACGCGTACGACCTCGACCTCGGCGGGCGGGTCGTGCGCTTGGCGGCCACGGGACGCGCGCACAGCAAGGGCGATCAGGTGGTGACCGTGCCCGACGCGGGTGTGCTGTTCACCGGGGATCTGGTCGAGACCGGGCAGTTCTCGATCTTCCCGTGGTTCCCGCCGTACGACACCGATGTCTCGGGACGGCGCTGGATCGAAGTGCTGGGACGGCTGGCCGCCGCCGGACCGGACCTCGTCGTCCCTGGTCACGGCGACGTCTCCGGACGCCGGATCCTGACCGACGTCCGCGAATACCTCGAACTGCTGCGCGACGAGACCTGGAAGCGGCGCGATTCGTCGCTTCCCGAAGAGACCATCGCCGCGGAGGTCGAAGCGCTGATGATCGAACGCCACCCCGAATGGGAAGGCCGGGACTGGATCGCGAAGGGCGTCGGCTGCTTCTGCGCCGACCACTCAGGCCATGAGGCAGCAGGCACCGGTGAAGCAGCCGAAGGCGCCTCCGCTTGACGCGTTCTTCCAGTGATCGAAGTGGTCGATCACGAGTTCGACCTCGGCCTGCCCGGCCGCGGTGACATCGATGGCGGAGTCGGCGAAGAAGGTGCGGATATCGTCGGAAACGGTGGTCTTCATGGAAGATCTCCCTCGAACCTGCGGTGTTGGATACCGAAATCGTGCAGGTTCGGGCCCCGGTGCCGACAGTGCGAAGCGACACGGGCGACGTGTGGCTTTCGACTGCTCCACTCGTGTCAACCGGACGACGCGAGTGGAGCAGCCGGCTATTTGAAGATGGCGATGGGATGGACGACGAGTTCCCCGGTTTCGGGGTCCCAGTCCTCGACCTTGCCGAGGCATCGGGCCCGGAACGCGCCGGCGGGCGCGGAATCCCGCAGATCGCTGGTCACACAGGTGAACCGGATCCGCCTGCTGCGCTCCGGATCGTCCGGATTCCCGTACGGCGCCACGAAAACCGTCTCGGTGTCGGTCTGGGAGCGTTTACGGAACAGACCCTTCACGGAGATGAACGCCTCGACACCGCGCAGCCGCGTCTTGACCTGCCGGGTGCTCTCGGGACCGTCGGCCCAGCCGAGTTCCTTCACCAGTGCCCGGTTGTGGACCAGTTCCTGCTTCGTCAGATCGACGTAGATGATGTCGTGGTGCTTCTCCAGCACCTTCGTCACGATGCCGATCACGGTGATCGGCTCGGCCTTGCGGATGTACCGCCGGAACTCCTCGTCGGTGTCGGTGCGCTCCGATTCCCCTTTCAGCGGACCGAATCCGCCCGAACCCCAGAACCGCCAGCCCCGGCTCGTCCGTTTCTCGACCTCCTGTTCCAGCGCCTCGTTGTAGCGATGCAGCTGGTAGAGGCCCATCACGGATTTCGTGTGCAGGTAGAAGCCGATACCCCGGATCATGCCCTGATCGCCGTCGGAGCGCGCGCGGCGCCAGTGTTTCACGAAAACGACGATCGCGACGAGGAAGGCGGCCACGGTCAGCACCCAGACCGCGAGCCACCATCCCCAGACGTCCCACCACAGATTATCGGCAGCCACGGATCTCCTTGAAGGCGTCGAGCAGGGATGTCGTGTTCGCGTCGACCATCCGGCCACCGGTGGCCACGGCCGCGCGCTCCAGTTCGGCGGGGTTCGCCTCGCCGAACCGGATGGTGTACGTGTGCACGCCCGGATCCCTTGGCGCGCGCAGGAATTCTTCGATACCGGGGCCGGTGTTGCTCTCCCCGTCGGTCATCAGCACGATCGAGACGCCTCTGCCGGGCTCGGCGCCACGATGGGCGCTCGCCTTCGCGTACGCCTCGCCGAGCGCGGCCCAGACCGCGGTGCTGCCGTCGAACTCGTCGGCCGCGATGAAGGCCCGCAGCGCGTCGAGATCACCGGGTCCGCCGATGGTGAACTCCTTGTCCCCCAGTATCTTCCCGCCGAACCGGAGGACCGTGAGCCGCTCGCCGCGGTAGAAGCGGTCGAACCCTCCGCCCGGACCGCCGCTCAGCCCGGCGAAGGTCGCCCGGAGCGCGGCGATGCGAGGCCCCTTCATCGAACCGGAGAAGTCCAGCACGAAGATCACGCGGCCCGGCGCGCGGGAGGAAGAGGCCGCGTAGTCGTCGAGGAGTTTGTCCACGACGGCCTGTTCGTCCGGGAAGTACAGCGAGTTCCCGATCGAGGACGGCAGCCGCGGATCGAGCCCCACCTCGCCGGTGATCGGACGGCGCAGGGTCCGCTCCATCAGCTTCTTCTGCGTGGCCGGGCTTCTGAGCCAGGACACGACCTGGTCGTACGCCTCCCGCTTGGCCGGGTCGAGCAGCAGGACCGGATAGTCGGACTGGACGATGCCGTCGCGCGGGTACACCAGGTCCAACGGGGTCTTGAGCCTGCCGCTCGCGTTCAGGGAGAGCAAGGTGGACTCGTAGCCGATGATCGCGTCCACGTCCTGGCGCTCGGCGAACCGATCGGCCACGGCGGCCGAGGTGTCCGCCGTCAGCGTGTGCCCGGTGCGGAAGCCCTGCAGCTTGTCGCATTTCACGTCCGGGAGACGCAGCGCCGCGCCCGTGCCCGCGGCGGCCGTCGCCACCCCGACGAGGGAGGTGAGCCCGCTGGTCGACTTGGCCGGATCCGCCATCGCGAACCGGAAGCCACCGCCCGCCGCCGCGTCCGCCAGATCCGCCCACGAGAGCTTCCCGTCCGGTTTGCCGCGGCGCAGCTCCGCCGCCTTCGCCGGGGTGATCCCGACGATGACCGGCGACACCATGGTCTTGGTCGCGAGCGGCCGTTCCCCCTTGTCCCCCGACTGCCGGTGCTTGAGCTGGAAATACCGGTCGGTGGAAAGCCAGGCGAGATCGTGCGTGGCCTTTCCCGGGGTGAGGGAGGCGGCGGCGTCGATGGTTCCCCGGAAATCCATTTCCAGTTCGATTCCCGTTTCCGCGCGAAGGTCTTCGAGAATGGGCCCGAGATCGGCCAGCTCCGAACTGGCCAGCACGCGTAGTTTCACCTTCTGCCCGCCGCTCGTACAGGCGGCCACCAGGAGCAGACAGCACAGGACCGCGAGGAGCCGCTTCACGGGCAGTCCCCGACCGTCTTGATCATCTCTTCCAGCACCGGGTTGTCCGGCAACGGCGTGGTGCTGTCGTCGGCCGCGATCTCCGGGGCCGGCAGCCCCTGTTCGCGCAGGAAGTCGTACAGCCGCGCGCTTTTCGTGCTGCCCGCGGGGGTCGCGACGCCGAAGCCGAGCTCCATCGCGCGGCGCTGCAGCTCCGGATCGAAGGTGATCAGCTCCCCGAGCCGTTCCGCTTCCGGTTTCAGCGCCAGGAACTGGGGTTTCGTCAGGATGTCGTCCTTCGGGTACAGCAGGACCCGATCGTGGTCCGGCCGGCCGCTCTGCGCCTTGGCCCGCAGCTGCATGGCGAGGTACTGGTGCTCGTAGATGACGACGATCGGCTTGTCGCCCTCGGCGAGATTCGCGTAGGACTCCGACAGATCCGAAGACGGGAAGCCTTGGGCCGCCACGAGCGGTTTGATCCGGTTGGCCAGCTCTTTCGCGGCCGAGAGGTTCGGCGGCCCGGCGGGAGCGCCCGCCGGGCGCGGGTCGACGACCGGGACCTGGCGGCCGTTCTCCAGGAACGCCAGCAGGATCAGGTACGTCGCGCCCGAGTTGGAGTCGCAGATGTTCGAGGTCTGGGCGAGCACCCGGTTCCCGTTCCCCGCGCCGAAGCGGCTGATGCCGAGCGAGTCCCAGGTCTGCCCCTTTCGCAGGGTCTCGATGAACTTCTCGGTGTCCAGCGTGTAGTACAGCGGCACCTGCTCTCCCCGCGGTTTCGTGGCGATGTCCTTGCTCGCCAGCGTTTCCGCGTAGCGGCGATACGTGGCGAGGACGATCGGGCTGGTGAACGGCTGCCGCGCGGTGCCCGTCCACTCGTTGGCCCTCGACCGGCGGACGAGACCCGCGGCGGGCTCGCCCGACATGAACACGAAGTCGTACCGGCTGAGGTCGTGGGTGGCGACGTCCCGCGAGCCCGCCCTGGTCACGTGGACGCGGATGTGGTGGCGCATCAGGATTTCCTGGATCTTCGGGTCTTCGAAGAGATCCGATTTGGAGCCCATCTTGCCGCGCAGGACGAGCGTCTGCTGGAACGGCACCACGATCGTGCCGCTCACGAGCAGGGCGATCAGGCCGGCCACGGCCAGGGCCAGGGCGGGCCCGAAAGTGCGGAGAAAACGACGGCGCAGAAAGAACGCCGAGGGTTTTGGTCGGATGGTGAGCTGGGGTTCTTCACGAAGCGAGCTATCGGTGGTCACCGATTTCCTCCCCGAATGTCCGGCAAGGCCCATTTTACCGGGGACCACCGACGGAAAAGCACGTCTCGATCCGGCTTCGGGACCCACCCTCACCAGCCCGGGAGGCTGGACGGTTAGGCTCTTCGGTGGCGAAAACCGCCATGCACCACGACGCCGGGAGATCTGAACCGCCATGCTGGACCGAGCAGTCATCGACGCCCTCTTCCCCGCCGACCTGCCCGAGCCCGAGCACTGGGAACAGCGTTACCCCGCCCGCGAGCTCCCCGAGGGCGCCCTGGTCACCCGGTTCGGCCCGTCGCCGACCGGGTTCGTCCACATCGGCGGGGTCTACGTCGCCACCATCGACCAGGACGTCGCCCGCCGCAGCGGCGGCCGCTACCTCGTCCGGGTCGAGGACACCGACCGCTCGCGCGAGGTCGAAGGCGCCATCGAGCAGTTCGAGCGCGGGTTCGCCTACTTCGGCCTCGCCGCCGACGAGGACATCCACCGCGGCGGCGACTACGGCCCGTACCAGCAGTCCGAGCGCGAGCAGATCTACCTGACCTACGTCCGCCACCTGCTCCGCACCGGCCGCGCGTACCTCGACTTCGCCACGAAGGACGAGCTGGCGGCGATCACCGCCCGGCAGCAGGCGACGAAGCTGCCGACCGGCTACTACGGCTCGTGGGCCATCTGGCGCGACGCCGACCCCGCCGACGTGCAGGCGAAGCTCGACGCCGGGGATCCGTACGTCGTGCGGTTCCGCGCGCCGGACGACACCGGCGCCCGCGCCCGGTTCACCGACGCCATCCGCGGCCCGCTGGAGGCCGAGGCCAACCGCAACGACGTCGTCATCCTCAAGAGCTCCGATCAGAGCCCCCGGCTGCCGACCTACCACTTCGCGCACGCCGTCGACGATCACCTCATGCGGGTCAACCTGGTGATCCGCGGCGACGAGTGGATCTCGTCGGTGCCGGTGCACCAGCAGCTGTTCGACGCGCTCGGCTTCGAGCCGATCACGTACGCGCACATCGCGCCGCTGATGAAGCAGGAGGGCGGTAGCAAGCGCAAGCTGTCGAAGCGCAAGGACCCGGAAGCGAGCGTCGACTTCTACATCGAGTCCGGCTACCCCACCAAGGCCGTCCTGTACTACCTGCGCGGCCTCGCCAACGGCCGTCTCGCCGAGATGCCCCTCGACCAGGCCTTGGCCGAGCCGATCAACCTCGACGAATGCGGGGTCGCCGGCCCGCTGGTCGACCTGGTCAAACTCGACGACATCTCGGCCGACCACATCGCCACGCTGTCCGGCGCCGAGATCCTCGAAGAGGTCCGGGGCTGGGCGGAGCGGTTCGACCCCGAGCTGCGGACCGTCCTCGACGCCGAGCCGGACCTCGCGCTCCGCGCGCTCGCCGTCGAGCGTGACGGCGCCGAGAACCCGCGCAAGGACCTGAAGAAGTGGAGCGAGTTCCGCGCCGTCTACGGCTTCTTCTTCCCGCAGCTGCACGCGGCCGTCGCGAGCCCCGACGACGAGCGGATCACCGCCCTCGGCGTCGACCGCGCCGTCGTCCAGGCCGTGGCGCGGGACTTCGTCGAGAACTACCGGCAGCTCGACGACGGCCAGGAGTGGTTCCAGCAGATCCGCGATGTGGCGGCGAAGCACGGCTTCGCGAAGAACGCCAAGGAGTTCAAGAAGAACCCCGAAGGCTTCCCGGGTTCCATCCGCGAGGCTTCGCAGATCATCCGGATCGCGATCACGGGCTCGACCCGGAGCCCGGACCTGCACTCGATCACCCAGGCGCTGGGGCGCGAGGAGACGCTGGGCCGGTTCGCCGGTCTCGTTGCCGAGTGACTCGTGAGTGGTGAGGACGGTTAGAACCGTCCTCACCACTCACGAGGCGGGCAGGAACTGGTCGTAGAAGGCCGTCTTGATCGCGACGACCGCCTCCTCGGTCTCCCGGAACCGCTCCCGCGCCTCGCCGGAGTCGATCAGCTGCACGAGCCGCAGCCCGAGCTGGTCGGAATGCGTCAGCGACAGCGGGGACGCGGCGGCGAGCGGGCGCGACTTCGCGTCGTGCACGTGATGCGGGTAGTAGAAGACGGACTTGGCGCCGAGCACCGGGCCGATCCGGCGCCAGAGTTCGCCGTATTCGACCGACACCAGCACCTCGCCCCAGAACCGCAGGATCGTCAGCAGCTCGACGTCGGCGTGCTTCGAGTCGCCCGCCGAGGCGATCAGCTCCATGGTGGTGTCGAGGCAGGCCGAGGTGGCCAAGGACCTCCGTGACCGCACGAGCACTTCGCGAGGGACGCCCAAGGCGAGGATGTCCGCCATCAGGTCCTCGCGGTGCGAAGGTGTGCTGCCGGGCGAATTGTTGTCCGGATACTCCTCGCGGACGATGACGCGGGCGATCCGTTTGGACTGCTCGTCGGTGAGCAGGTCGATCGCCAGGTCGTAGGCCATGGTGAAGGCCAGTGACAGGA from Amycolatopsis sp. EV170708-02-1 includes:
- a CDS encoding glutamate--tRNA ligase gives rise to the protein MLDRAVIDALFPADLPEPEHWEQRYPARELPEGALVTRFGPSPTGFVHIGGVYVATIDQDVARRSGGRYLVRVEDTDRSREVEGAIEQFERGFAYFGLAADEDIHRGGDYGPYQQSEREQIYLTYVRHLLRTGRAYLDFATKDELAAITARQQATKLPTGYYGSWAIWRDADPADVQAKLDAGDPYVVRFRAPDDTGARARFTDAIRGPLEAEANRNDVVILKSSDQSPRLPTYHFAHAVDDHLMRVNLVIRGDEWISSVPVHQQLFDALGFEPITYAHIAPLMKQEGGSKRKLSKRKDPEASVDFYIESGYPTKAVLYYLRGLANGRLAEMPLDQALAEPINLDECGVAGPLVDLVKLDDISADHIATLSGAEILEEVRGWAERFDPELRTVLDAEPDLALRALAVERDGAENPRKDLKKWSEFRAVYGFFFPQLHAAVASPDDERITALGVDRAVVQAVARDFVENYRQLDDGQEWFQQIRDVAAKHGFAKNAKEFKKNPEGFPGSIREASQIIRIAITGSTRSPDLHSITQALGREETLGRFAGLVAE
- a CDS encoding amino acid permease; amino-acid sequence: MDSSLLTEKGESYSKALGNRQVQMIAIGGAIGVGLFLGAGGKLQQVGPSLVLSYALCGIAAYFVMRALGELVLHEPSSGSFVTYARKFIGPWAGFASGWMYWVNWAMTGIAEITAVAIYVHKWLPDVPQWITALVALGVLIVVNLLSVKLFGELEFWFSVVKVLAIVVFLVTAAGLVLTSADIGGTTAGVHNLTAHNGFFPAGVGIALMTLQAVIFAYSAIEVVGIAAGETKDARKVLPKAINGVVWRIGVFYVGSVLLLAMLLPWPFYNGGESPFVTVFSRLGIPGIGDVMNAVVLTAALSSCNSGLYSTGRILRALADKGEAPKFVGRMSSRHVPYGGILFTSGAYVLGVVLNYLVPKDAFDIAIAIASLGVITTWATLIFCQLRLRQAALRGELERPSYRMPWAPYSGWATLGFLALVVVLMGFSDGAEKIAFYSIPVLVVVLAVGWRIVGKRQRQEVR
- a CDS encoding glutaminase, whose protein sequence is MDLAALLDRIADDVAPEIGRGSVADYIPALARVEPGRFGMAVAEVDGGVHGVGDWEVPFSIQSMSKVFTLALALSHGDGVWERVGREPSGNPFNSLVQLENEDGIPRNPFINAGALVVTDELAHHGDAAETLLRFLREESGRAAIGIDAEVAASEAGHADRNRALAYFMASYRNMRHPVPAVLDQYVRQCSIAMNCGDVARAAVFLARHGVRNDGTRLLEQSAAKRVNAVMLTCGTYDAAGEFAYRVGLPGKSGVGGGIVAIVPGRCAICVWSPGLDPRGNSVAGVAALDRFTTLTGWSVF
- a CDS encoding substrate-binding domain-containing protein, translating into MKRLLAVLCCLLLVAACTSGGQKVKLRVLASSELADLGPILEDLRAETGIELEMDFRGTIDAAASLTPGKATHDLAWLSTDRYFQLKHRQSGDKGERPLATKTMVSPVIVGITPAKAAELRRGKPDGKLSWADLADAAAGGGFRFAMADPAKSTSGLTSLVGVATAAAGTGAALRLPDVKCDKLQGFRTGHTLTADTSAAVADRFAERQDVDAIIGYESTLLSLNASGRLKTPLDLVYPRDGIVQSDYPVLLLDPAKREAYDQVVSWLRSPATQKKLMERTLRRPITGEVGLDPRLPSSIGNSLYFPDEQAVVDKLLDDYAASSSRAPGRVIFVLDFSGSMKGPRIAALRATFAGLSGGPGGGFDRFYRGERLTVLRFGGKILGDKEFTIGGPGDLDALRAFIAADEFDGSTAVWAALGEAYAKASAHRGAEPGRGVSIVLMTDGESNTGPGIEEFLRAPRDPGVHTYTIRFGEANPAELERAAVATGGRMVDANTTSLLDAFKEIRGCR
- a CDS encoding MBL fold metallo-hydrolase, whose amino-acid sequence is MSRPAARSRIQVGRTTVTYLPDGHAWLNPAVFLPSSVPSGWAAHDAFLDERGWFPVSIGSFLIRVGDRAILVDLGLGAVDFALPGAAEFHGGGLLDALAEEGLTPGDVDTVIYTHLHHDHVGWTTNVPPAPDGPGGPVTGLTFPAARHLVSEAEWAHWSGTNDPVGPDPLAVQRPLAEVIGFFGDGDLVAPGVRILATPGHTPGHSSLVVTDPDEADPRRVVVLGDVMHCQVQITESHWTFAFDVDPAEGVATREQLLKEIEDDRTILAGGHFAGQVFGRVLPPAMRRIWAAG
- a CDS encoding LysR substrate-binding domain-containing protein, coding for MELRLLRYFVAVAEERHFGRAAARLHMTQPPLSRAIRQLENDLGVVLLLRSAAGVEPTAAGTTLYAEARTLLDQAERARARVVEAAGPATLTVGTLADGAGEASTRLAAAFRRRHPEVSIRFREADFTDPTTGLRAGLADVALTRAPFDETGITVRVLRSDPVGLVLRTGDPLACRATLRLADVADRPWFQLPEGTDPRWREYWNGATPVGERAAGPVVRTVGECLQAVLWNGSAGIAPLGHALPDGLTWVPLADMPPSPLVVAWVTERENPLIRSFARIAVEAHL
- a CDS encoding helix-turn-helix domain-containing protein — translated: MPEPSRRRPRPGTPGQVLAWLPDGRPADVYSAPCPSRQVLDRIADKWTALIVGCLSTGTKRYSELRAAIDGVSEKMLTQTLRGLERDGLVTRTVHPTVPPKVEYTLTELGGTLTAPLAVIRDWAESHINEINDARTRYDGGV